The following coding sequences lie in one Palaemon carinicauda isolate YSFRI2023 chromosome 7, ASM3689809v2, whole genome shotgun sequence genomic window:
- the LOC137644211 gene encoding basic salivary proline-rich protein 2-like, translating to MAVSQPPRSNRDSLKKRRLNIYMDLHKHQPLTRVTDLARGQAPSTPFPRSQTRRIKASQVTDLAGGKPPAPPFPGHKPPQVKDLPGGKPTAPPFPGHKPPQVKDLAGGKPTAPPFPGHKPPQVKDLAGGKPTAPPFPGHKPPQVKDLAGGKPTAPPFPGHKPPQVKDLAGGKPTAPPFPGHKPPQVKDLAGDQAP from the exons ATGGCAGTGTCTCAACCCCCAAGGTCCAACAGAGATTCCCTTAAAAAAcgacggttaaatatttatatggatTTGCACAAACACcagcctctcaccagg gtcacagacctagccagggggcaagcccccagcaccccctttcccaggtcacaaactaggaGGATTAAAGCTTCccaagtcacagacctagccgggggcaagccaccagcaccccctttcccaggtcataAACCTCCCCAGGTCAAGgacctacccgggggcaagccaacagcaccccctttcccaggtcataAACCTCCCCAGGTCAAggacctagccgggggcaagccaacagcaccccctttcccaggtcataAACCTCCCCAGGTCAAggacctagccgggggcaagccaacagcaccccctttcccaggtcataAACCTCCCCAGGTCAAggacctagccgggggcaagccaacagcaccccctttcccaggtcataAACCTCCCCAGGTCAAggacctagccgggggcaagccaacagcaccccctttcccaggtcataAACCTCCCCAGGTCAAGGACCTAGCCGGGGATCAAGCCCCCTGA